One window of Nicotiana tomentosiformis chromosome 11, ASM39032v3, whole genome shotgun sequence genomic DNA carries:
- the LOC104118351 gene encoding protein ALP1-like isoform X2 produces MSRSTFDYICSLAKEHMQPKSAHFVFSNGKPMSLHEQVALALRRLSSGNSLISVGDSFGAHHSTVSQVTWRFIEAIEEKGLHHLRWPSTEHDMSQIKSKFERIQGLPNCCGAIDTTHITMMLSSSEQTADVWLDQNKNHSMILQAVVDPDMRFRDIVTGLPGKMKENSVLQSSIFFKLCEKGDRLNGNNIKLSEEAEVREYIIGDSGFPLLPWLLTPYQGKELSESKAEFNKKHFATRIVAQRALARLKEVWKMIHGLMWRPDKHKLPRFILVCCILHNIVIDMEDEVLDEFSLSHHHDTGYGQEVCESVDKTASVLRDNLSLYLSGR; encoded by the coding sequence ATGTCCAGAAGCACTTTCGACTACATATGTTCCCTTGCAAAGGAGCACATGCAGCCAAAGTCGGCCCACTTTGTGTTCTCAAATGGCAAGCCTATGTCTTTGCATGAACAAGTAGCGCTAGCTCTAAGGAGGCTGAGCTCGGGTAATTCTCTAATTTCAGTGGGTGACTCATTTGGTGCACACCACTCGACTGTGTCTCAAGTAACTTGGCGCTTTATAGAGGCTATTGAGGAAAAGGGGCTTCACCACCTACGGTGGCCTTCCACCGAGCACGATATGTCACAGATAAAGTCTAAATTCGAAAGAATCCAAGGACTTCCAAACTGTTGTGGTGCAATCGATACTACACACATCACAATGATGTTATCCTCGTCCGAGCAGACAGCTGACGTGTGGCTTGATCAAAACAAGAACCACAGCATGATCCTACAAGCAGTTGTTGATCCCGATATGAGGTTCCGTGACATTGTCACGGGATTGCCAGGAAAGATGAAAGAGAATTCAGTGCTTCAGAGCTCAATCTTTTTTAAACTTTGCGAGAAAGGAGATAGATTGAACGGGAACAATATAAAGCTATCCGAAGAAGCAGAAGTACGCGAATATATTATTGGTGATTCTGGTTTTCCTTTGCTACCTTGGCTTTTAACTCCTTATCAAGGGAAAGAACTTTCAGAATCTAAAGCTGAGTTCAATAAGAAGCATTTTGCAACCCGTATCGTGGCACAAAGAGCATTGGCTAGGCTAAAGGAAGTCTGGAAAATGATTCATGGATTAATGTGGAGACCGGACAAGCACAAGCTACCGAGATTTATCCTTGTTTGCTGCATTCTCCACAACATTGTCATTGACATGGAAGATGAGGTTCTGGACGAGTTTTCTCTATCTCATCACCACGATACAGGATACGGGCAAGAGGTTTGTGAATCTGTCGATAAGACTGCTTCAGTTTTAAGGGACAATCTGTCTCTTTACTTATCTGGGAGGTGA
- the LOC104118352 gene encoding methyl-CpG-binding domain-containing protein 7 isoform X2, with amino-acid sequence MPQSGQSCVCRENTCQFERMVVPIPPIRRHRSGAEYSTYGQLMVVPPTTTASTYSSSFKLPPGWGVQEVPRSDGCRVDKYYYEPGTGLKFRSLREVERRLNGEIFAPRSRALVVRHNQSSLSQKMVVYGGKIVRMDEEQLNQWAIVPSRSAATLSYELPDGWVIEEVPRRDGSFVDKYYYEPGTGLKFRSRIAAQRYLAEMREDVPLSATLEELKENKPLSKMFKLHHQTKKSVPCKRNISGEDLQKSSFLSPPAKVNWVLSSPKGDAWDPFLAGTPIPDSVKQQWTKRFMLFMNDETLNAENSD; translated from the exons ATGCCACAAAGTGGACAGAGTTGTGTTTGTAGAGAAAATACTTGTCAGTTTGAGAGAATGGTGGTGCCAATTCCACCGATACGCCGCCACCGAAGCGGCGCAGAATACTCAACTTACGGCCAACTAATGGTTGTGCCACCTACCACCACCGCCAGTACATACTCAAGCAGCTTTAAGCTACCCCCTGGTTGGGGTGTTCAAGAAGTTCCTCGCTCCGATGGCTGTCGAGTTGACAAG TACTACTATGAGCCTGGGACTGGGCTAAAGTTCAGATCATTGAGAGAAGTCGAGAGACGATTGAACGGTGAAATATTTGCTCCAAGATCCAGGGCATTGGTAGTGAGACACAATCAG AGTTCTCTATCTCAGAAGATGGTTGTTTATGGTGGAAAG ATAGTGAGAATGGATGAAGAGCAGTTGAATCAATGGGCAATTGTTCCATCAAGAAGTGCAGCCACCTTATCCTATGAACTTCCAGATGGTTGGGTGATAGAAGAGGTACCACGTAGAGACGGAAGCTTCGTGGATAAG TATTACTATGAACCAGGAACCGGACTAAAGTTTAGGTCCAGAATAGCAGCACAGAGATACTTAGCAGAAATGAGAGAAGATGTTCCTTTGTCTGCTACTTTAGAAGAACTAAAAGAGAATAAACCGCTGTCCAAGATGTTTAAGTTGCACCATCAGACAAAG AAATCCGTTCCATGTAAGAGAAACATCTCCGGAGAGGATTTGCAGAAGTCGTCATTTCTTTCTCCACCGGCAAAAGTAAATTGGGTTCTTTCTAGTCCTAAAGGGGATGCTTGGGACCCTTTCCTTGCCGGAACACCAATCCCTGATTCGGTAAAACAGCAATGGACTAAAAGATTCATGTTGTTCATGAATGATGAGACTCTGAACGCAGAAAACTCAGACTAG
- the LOC104118352 gene encoding methyl-CpG-binding domain-containing protein 7 isoform X1, translating into MPQSGQSCVCRENTCQFERMVVPIPPIRRHRSGAEYSTYGQLMVVPPTTTASTYSSSFKLPPGWGVQEVPRSDGCRVDKYYYEPGTGLKFRSLREVERRLNGEIFAPRSRALVVRHNQASSSLSQKMVVYGGKIVRMDEEQLNQWAIVPSRSAATLSYELPDGWVIEEVPRRDGSFVDKYYYEPGTGLKFRSRIAAQRYLAEMREDVPLSATLEELKENKPLSKMFKLHHQTKKSVPCKRNISGEDLQKSSFLSPPAKVNWVLSSPKGDAWDPFLAGTPIPDSVKQQWTKRFMLFMNDETLNAENSD; encoded by the exons ATGCCACAAAGTGGACAGAGTTGTGTTTGTAGAGAAAATACTTGTCAGTTTGAGAGAATGGTGGTGCCAATTCCACCGATACGCCGCCACCGAAGCGGCGCAGAATACTCAACTTACGGCCAACTAATGGTTGTGCCACCTACCACCACCGCCAGTACATACTCAAGCAGCTTTAAGCTACCCCCTGGTTGGGGTGTTCAAGAAGTTCCTCGCTCCGATGGCTGTCGAGTTGACAAG TACTACTATGAGCCTGGGACTGGGCTAAAGTTCAGATCATTGAGAGAAGTCGAGAGACGATTGAACGGTGAAATATTTGCTCCAAGATCCAGGGCATTGGTAGTGAGACACAATCAGGCAAGT AGTTCTCTATCTCAGAAGATGGTTGTTTATGGTGGAAAG ATAGTGAGAATGGATGAAGAGCAGTTGAATCAATGGGCAATTGTTCCATCAAGAAGTGCAGCCACCTTATCCTATGAACTTCCAGATGGTTGGGTGATAGAAGAGGTACCACGTAGAGACGGAAGCTTCGTGGATAAG TATTACTATGAACCAGGAACCGGACTAAAGTTTAGGTCCAGAATAGCAGCACAGAGATACTTAGCAGAAATGAGAGAAGATGTTCCTTTGTCTGCTACTTTAGAAGAACTAAAAGAGAATAAACCGCTGTCCAAGATGTTTAAGTTGCACCATCAGACAAAG AAATCCGTTCCATGTAAGAGAAACATCTCCGGAGAGGATTTGCAGAAGTCGTCATTTCTTTCTCCACCGGCAAAAGTAAATTGGGTTCTTTCTAGTCCTAAAGGGGATGCTTGGGACCCTTTCCTTGCCGGAACACCAATCCCTGATTCGGTAAAACAGCAATGGACTAAAAGATTCATGTTGTTCATGAATGATGAGACTCTGAACGCAGAAAACTCAGACTAG
- the LOC104118351 gene encoding protein ALP1-like isoform X1, with protein MGPVRGQKKKRKVEKKVAKDDLASGSSQNGSAADWFEILSKRIAGNVSPSKGLDKFQSVFKMSRSTFDYICSLAKEHMQPKSAHFVFSNGKPMSLHEQVALALRRLSSGNSLISVGDSFGAHHSTVSQVTWRFIEAIEEKGLHHLRWPSTEHDMSQIKSKFERIQGLPNCCGAIDTTHITMMLSSSEQTADVWLDQNKNHSMILQAVVDPDMRFRDIVTGLPGKMKENSVLQSSIFFKLCEKGDRLNGNNIKLSEEAEVREYIIGDSGFPLLPWLLTPYQGKELSESKAEFNKKHFATRIVAQRALARLKEVWKMIHGLMWRPDKHKLPRFILVCCILHNIVIDMEDEVLDEFSLSHHHDTGYGQEVCESVDKTASVLRDNLSLYLSGR; from the exons ATGGGTCCTGTTAGAGggcaaaaaaagaagagaaaagtagAGAAGAAAGTTGCAAAAGATGATTTAGCTTCTGGGTCTTCACAGAATGGCTCTGCTGCTGATTGGTTCGAGATTTTATCCAAAAGAATTGCTG GAAATGTTTCTCCATCGAAGGGTTTGGATAAGTTCCAATCTGTTTTCAAGATGTCCAGAAGCACTTTCGACTACATATGTTCCCTTGCAAAGGAGCACATGCAGCCAAAGTCGGCCCACTTTGTGTTCTCAAATGGCAAGCCTATGTCTTTGCATGAACAAGTAGCGCTAGCTCTAAGGAGGCTGAGCTCGGGTAATTCTCTAATTTCAGTGGGTGACTCATTTGGTGCACACCACTCGACTGTGTCTCAAGTAACTTGGCGCTTTATAGAGGCTATTGAGGAAAAGGGGCTTCACCACCTACGGTGGCCTTCCACCGAGCACGATATGTCACAGATAAAGTCTAAATTCGAAAGAATCCAAGGACTTCCAAACTGTTGTGGTGCAATCGATACTACACACATCACAATGATGTTATCCTCGTCCGAGCAGACAGCTGACGTGTGGCTTGATCAAAACAAGAACCACAGCATGATCCTACAAGCAGTTGTTGATCCCGATATGAGGTTCCGTGACATTGTCACGGGATTGCCAGGAAAGATGAAAGAGAATTCAGTGCTTCAGAGCTCAATCTTTTTTAAACTTTGCGAGAAAGGAGATAGATTGAACGGGAACAATATAAAGCTATCCGAAGAAGCAGAAGTACGCGAATATATTATTGGTGATTCTGGTTTTCCTTTGCTACCTTGGCTTTTAACTCCTTATCAAGGGAAAGAACTTTCAGAATCTAAAGCTGAGTTCAATAAGAAGCATTTTGCAACCCGTATCGTGGCACAAAGAGCATTGGCTAGGCTAAAGGAAGTCTGGAAAATGATTCATGGATTAATGTGGAGACCGGACAAGCACAAGCTACCGAGATTTATCCTTGTTTGCTGCATTCTCCACAACATTGTCATTGACATGGAAGATGAGGTTCTGGACGAGTTTTCTCTATCTCATCACCACGATACAGGATACGGGCAAGAGGTTTGTGAATCTGTCGATAAGACTGCTTCAGTTTTAAGGGACAATCTGTCTCTTTACTTATCTGGGAGGTGA